One genomic window of Nicotiana sylvestris chromosome 10, ASM39365v2, whole genome shotgun sequence includes the following:
- the LOC104246976 gene encoding DEAD-box ATP-dependent RNA helicase 39: MGGTGRALLNLSLTSSSTSSFRFSFSLLPSRLPFSTKPLLPHPPRVLLGFRPLCSATTTTTATEESLIQPIKHSILLERLRLRHLKESAKPTLEPKQLTQKFKAEVNDDGVKKSKKKAVASSFEELGLSEEVMGALGEMGIEVPTEIQSIGIPAVIEGKSVVLGSHTGSGKTLAYMLPIVQLLRQEEEFHGMHMKPRRPRAVVLCPTRELCEQVFRVAKSISHHARFRSTMVSGGGRLRPQEDSLGGPIDMIVGTPGRVLQHIEEGNVVYGDIRYLVLDEADTMFDRGFGPDIRKFLAPLKNRASKPGDEGFQTVLVTATMTKAVQKLVDEEFQGIQHLRTSTLHKKIASARHDFIKLSGSENKLEALLQVLEPSLAKGNRVMVFCNTLNSSRAVDHFLSENQFSTVNYHGEVPAEQRVENLAKFKSDEGDCPTLVCTDLAARGLDLDVDHVVMFDFPKNSIDYLHRTGRTARMGAKGKVTSLVSKKDLLLAARIEEAMMKNESLEALSVDGVKRDIARSRITEQKDKREKLVKVSNSRGKTKASTGKSSSVRRKTDPKKSSGAKSGKVPAKSKPTIAIKVSKRVSTSTGKKRGDSRSSSVSTSKLNVVGFRGRSSSSSKNANVRAG; encoded by the exons ATGGGAGGAACAGGAAGAGCACTGCTAAACCTCTCTCTCACTTCCTCCTCCACTTCTTCCTTCcgtttctctttctctctcctcCCTTCCCGTTTGCCTTTCTCCACAAAACCACTTCTTCCCCACCCCCCTAGGGTTTTACTAGGGTTTAGACCCCTTTGTTCTGCCACCACCACCACAACTGCTACTGAAGAATCACTAATTCAACCCATTAAACATTCAATTCTTTTAGAAAGGCTTAGACTTAGACATCTTAAAGAATCTGCAAAGCCCACTTTAGAACCCAAACAACTAACACAAAAATTTAAAGCTGAGGTGAATGATGATGGAGTTAAGAAGAGTAAAAAAAAAGCGGTGGCGTCGAGTTTTGAGGAGTTAGGTTTGAGTGAAGAGGTTATGGGGGCTTTAGGTGAAATGGGTATTGAAGTGCCGACTGAGATTCAGTCAATTGGGATACCTGCTGTGATTGAGGGGAAAAGTGTGGTTTTGGGTTCGCATACGGGATCTGGCAAGACTCTTGCTTATATGTTGCCTATTGTTCAG TTGTTGAGACAAGAAGAGGAATTCCATGGTATGCACATGAAGCCTAGGCGCCCCCGAGCTGTTGTGCTATGCCCTACTAGGGAGCTCTGTGAGCAG GTTTTTCGTGTGGCAAAGTCTATCAGTCATCATGCACGGTTCAGATCTACCATGGTTAGTGGCGGCGGCCGTTTGAGACCTCAAGAAGATTCTTTGGGTGGCCCAATTGACATGATTGTGGGGACTCCAGGCAGGGTTCTACAACATATTGAAGAGGGAAACGTGGTTTATGGTGACATCAGATACTTG GTCTTGGATGAGGCTGATACCATGTTTGATCGCGGTTTTGGTCCTGATATACGAAAATTTCTTGCACCACTGAAAAACCGTGCTTCGAAGCCTGGTGATGAAGGATTTCAAACTGTGTTGGTGACAGCAACAATGACAAAG GCAGTTCAAAAGTTGGTTGACGAGGAGTTTCAAGGGATTCAGCATTTACGTACTTCTACATTACATAAGAAGATTGCTTCTGCTCGTCATGATTTCATCAAACTTTCAGGTTCTGAGAACAAGCTGGAGGCGTTGCTACAG GTTCTTGAGCCAAGTTTAGCAAAGGGCAATAGAGTGATGGTATTCTGTAACACGTTGAATTCCAGTCGTGCTGTGGATCACTTTCTCAGTGAAAACCAATTTTCTACTGTTAACTACCATGGGGAAGTTCCAGCAGAACAAAG GGTTGAAAACCTTGCAAAGTTTAAGAGCGATGAAGGAGATTGTCCCACTTTGGTCTGCACAGACTTGGCTGCTAGAGGGCTGGATTTAGATGTGGATCATGTCGTCATGTTTGATTTCCCTAAGAATTCT ATTGATTATCTCCATCGCACTGGAAGGACTGCTCGTATGGGTGCCAAAG GGAAAGTTACAAGTTTGGTTTCCAAAAAGGACTTGCTTTTAGCCGCTCGCATCGAGGAAGCCATGATGAAGAATGAGAGCTTGGAGGCTCTCTCAGTAGACGGTGTCAAAAGGGATATTGCCAGGTCTCGCATAACTGAACAGAAGGACAAGCGTGAAAAGTTGGTCAAAGTTTCAAATTCAAGAGGCAAGACTAAAGCTTCCACAGGTAAATCCTCCAGTGTTCGCAGAAAGACCGATCCAAAAAAATCTTCCGGAGCAAAGTCTGGCAAAGTACCAGCTAAGTCAAAACCAACCATAGCAATCAAGGTATCAAAGAGGGTTAGCACTTCCACTGGTAAGAAACGAGGAGACAGTCGAAGCTCTAGCGTCTCCACGTCGAAACTAAATGTTGTTGGATTCAGGGGCAGGAGTTCATCATCGAGTAAAAACGCAAATGTTAGGGCTGGTTAA